A window of Corallococcus macrosporus DSM 14697 contains these coding sequences:
- the hemB gene encoding porphobilinogen synthase, whose product MAYPIHRPRRLRRNAVLRDMVRETRLDPGDFIYPLFVVEGRDVRRPIVSMPGIFNLSLEHVVTEARRARGLGVPAVLLFGIPNHKDAHGTQAYADDGIVQRAIREIKAAEPDLQVVVDICLCEFTDHGHCGVLEGGHVVNDATLPLLAKMAVSCAKAGADIIAPSDMMDGRVAAIRAALDEAGFGELPIMAYSAKFASGYYGPFREAAQNTPSSGDRRGYQMDPGNVREALKEVALDVEEGADLIMVKPALAYLDVIRAVRERWELPVVSYNVSGEYSMLKAAGQNGWIDYERVMLETLTSMKRAGSDLIITYHALEAAKLL is encoded by the coding sequence ATGGCCTATCCCATCCACCGACCCCGCCGCCTGCGCCGCAACGCCGTCCTGCGCGACATGGTGCGTGAGACGCGCCTCGACCCGGGCGACTTCATCTACCCCCTCTTCGTCGTGGAGGGCCGGGACGTGCGCCGTCCCATCGTCTCCATGCCGGGGATCTTCAACCTGTCCCTGGAGCACGTCGTCACCGAGGCCCGGCGGGCCCGCGGGCTGGGCGTGCCCGCCGTGCTCCTGTTCGGCATCCCGAACCACAAGGACGCGCACGGCACCCAGGCCTACGCCGACGACGGCATCGTCCAGCGCGCCATCCGGGAGATCAAGGCGGCCGAGCCGGACCTCCAGGTCGTCGTGGACATCTGCCTCTGCGAGTTCACCGACCATGGCCACTGCGGCGTGCTGGAGGGCGGCCACGTCGTCAATGACGCCACGCTGCCGCTGCTGGCGAAGATGGCCGTGAGCTGCGCGAAGGCGGGCGCGGACATCATCGCCCCGTCGGACATGATGGACGGCCGCGTGGCCGCCATCCGCGCCGCGCTGGATGAGGCGGGCTTCGGCGAGCTGCCCATCATGGCGTACTCGGCCAAGTTCGCGTCCGGCTACTACGGGCCCTTCCGCGAGGCCGCGCAGAACACCCCGTCCTCCGGTGACCGCCGGGGCTACCAGATGGACCCCGGCAACGTCCGGGAGGCCCTCAAGGAGGTGGCCCTGGACGTGGAGGAGGGCGCGGACCTCATCATGGTGAAGCCCGCGCTCGCCTACCTGGACGTCATCCGGGCCGTGCGGGAGCGGTGGGAGCTGCCCGTCGTCTCCTACAACGTCTCCGGTGAGTACTCGATGCTCAAGGCCGCCGGGCAGAATGGTTGGATCGACTACGAGCGGGTGATGCTGGAGACGCTCACGTCCATGAAGCGCGCCGGCTCCGACCTCATCATCACCTACCACGCCCTGGAGGCGGCGAAGCTCCTGTAG
- a CDS encoding ABC transporter ATP-binding protein, producing the protein MRKTYHRAFRRGGSEALRGMDLTVPEGSAFGLIGPNGAGKTTFIKSILGIVQPTEGTVRVLGGSPEDPRIRARIGYLPERLHLPGTWTAPAFLATVTRLKGLPVDGSVNLRLLERVGLADAVGRRIGGYSKGMRQRLGLAAALVGTPSLLVLDEPTDGIDPMGRMEVRRILQEEVQRGTTLFLNSHLLAETERVCDRVAILAKGRVVREGRLEDLARGGARWLVRFAPGARAEGLAAAGFARGGAEGQYFVEAADPAALNEALDRARAAGALMVELRRDGTDLESVLMGTVEAAA; encoded by the coding sequence TTGCGGAAGACGTACCACCGGGCCTTCCGGAGGGGGGGCAGCGAGGCCCTCCGGGGAATGGACCTGACGGTGCCGGAGGGGAGCGCCTTCGGCCTCATTGGCCCCAACGGTGCGGGCAAGACGACCTTCATCAAGAGCATCCTCGGCATCGTCCAGCCCACGGAGGGCACGGTGCGGGTGCTGGGGGGCTCCCCGGAGGACCCGCGCATCCGCGCCCGCATCGGCTACCTGCCCGAGCGCCTGCACCTGCCCGGCACCTGGACGGCGCCCGCCTTCCTGGCGACGGTGACGCGGCTCAAGGGCCTCCCCGTGGACGGCTCGGTGAACCTGCGCCTCCTGGAGCGCGTGGGCCTGGCGGACGCGGTGGGCCGGCGCATCGGCGGGTACTCCAAGGGCATGCGGCAGCGGCTGGGCCTGGCCGCGGCGCTGGTGGGCACCCCTTCCCTGCTGGTGCTGGACGAGCCCACGGACGGCATCGACCCCATGGGGCGCATGGAGGTGCGGCGCATCCTCCAAGAAGAGGTGCAGCGCGGGACGACGCTGTTCCTCAACTCGCACCTGCTGGCGGAGACCGAGCGCGTCTGTGACCGGGTCGCCATCCTGGCGAAGGGCCGCGTGGTGCGCGAGGGCCGGCTGGAGGACCTGGCGCGCGGCGGCGCGCGGTGGCTGGTGCGCTTCGCGCCCGGGGCCCGCGCGGAGGGCCTGGCGGCGGCGGGCTTCGCCCGGGGCGGCGCGGAGGGACAGTACTTCGTGGAGGCGGCGGACCCGGCGGCGCTCAATGAAGCGCTGGACCGGGCGCGGGCGGCCGGGGCATTGATGGTGGAGCTGCGGCGAGACGGAACGGACCTGGAGTCGGTGCTGATGGGAACGGTGGAGGCCGCGGCGTGA
- a CDS encoding D-alanine--D-alanine ligase family protein, whose translation MRIALTHNLRLSDSEEEAEFDTQETVNALAAAIERIGHRLERFEVSGPASRTVARLEAYSPDLIFNTAEGRRGRFREAFYPALFDELGFPYTGSDAYALAVTLDKQLTKLVLSKQGIRTPGWQYVEKLSELSAENLRFPVIVKPNFEGSSKGITQDSIAETLDEVRAKVAAALEKYPSGVLVEEYITGRDLAVPFLESVDNDYDGVLTPVEYVIDPAVTAGRRYAIYDYALKTSREGAVSVRAPAQIPPRTAEDIRRMAQKVYQALDCRDLGRIDIRLSDAGVPYFLEINALPSLEPGAGIYASAELDGLHLDGVMNAIITSAAKRYKIKDSSRRQGKPARKSGPLRVGFSFNVKRVKPTATAESVEDSEAEYDSPNTLQAIREAIASWGHEVIDLEATAELPSVLSSTPLDLVFNIAEGFKGRNRESQVPALLELLDIPYTGSDPATLSIALDKGLAKKIVRQAGILTPNFQLMVTGKERLNKEFTTFPLIVKPVAEGSSKGVVTKSVCHSEAELRDVVREIAGKYQQPALIEEYVRGREFTVGLLGERRPRVLPPMEIVFLDKEEKNPVYSFQHKLDWTDRIRYDAPAKLEPALLERLRTAARSSFMALGCRDVARIDFRMDDKGRIYFIECNPLPGLTPGWSDLVLIAQGAGMDYRGLIGEIMAPAIRRYKEREARRAASEHSASVIRKSVPLEEAAHAAAQPAMPAPAPVAPAAPAAEPSPRVDAKA comes from the coding sequence GTGCGCATCGCGCTGACCCACAACCTCAGGCTGTCTGATTCGGAAGAAGAGGCGGAGTTCGACACCCAGGAGACGGTCAACGCGCTCGCGGCGGCCATCGAGCGCATCGGCCACCGGCTGGAGCGCTTCGAGGTCAGCGGCCCGGCCTCGCGCACCGTGGCGCGGCTGGAGGCGTACAGCCCGGACCTCATCTTCAACACCGCGGAGGGGCGCCGCGGCCGCTTCCGCGAGGCCTTCTACCCGGCGCTCTTCGACGAGCTGGGCTTCCCCTACACGGGCTCGGACGCGTACGCGCTGGCGGTGACGCTGGACAAGCAGCTCACCAAGCTGGTGCTGTCCAAGCAGGGCATCCGCACGCCCGGCTGGCAGTACGTGGAGAAGCTCAGCGAGCTGTCCGCGGAGAACCTGCGCTTCCCCGTCATCGTGAAGCCGAACTTCGAGGGTTCCTCCAAGGGCATCACCCAGGACTCCATCGCGGAGACGCTGGACGAGGTGCGCGCCAAGGTGGCCGCCGCGCTGGAGAAGTACCCCTCCGGCGTGCTGGTGGAGGAGTACATCACCGGCCGCGACCTGGCCGTGCCCTTCCTGGAGTCGGTGGACAATGACTACGACGGCGTGCTCACCCCGGTGGAGTACGTCATCGACCCGGCCGTCACCGCGGGCCGCAGGTACGCCATCTACGACTACGCGCTGAAGACGTCCCGCGAGGGCGCGGTCAGCGTGCGCGCCCCGGCGCAGATTCCGCCCCGCACGGCGGAGGACATCCGGCGGATGGCGCAGAAGGTGTACCAGGCGCTGGACTGCCGGGATTTGGGCCGCATCGACATCCGCCTCAGTGACGCGGGCGTGCCGTACTTCCTGGAGATCAACGCGCTGCCCAGCCTGGAGCCGGGCGCGGGCATCTACGCGTCGGCGGAGCTGGACGGCCTGCACCTGGATGGCGTGATGAACGCCATCATCACCAGCGCGGCGAAGCGGTACAAAATCAAGGACTCGTCGCGCCGCCAGGGCAAGCCCGCGCGCAAGAGCGGTCCGCTGCGCGTCGGCTTCAGCTTCAACGTCAAGCGCGTGAAGCCCACGGCCACGGCGGAGTCGGTGGAGGACAGCGAGGCGGAGTACGACTCGCCCAACACGCTCCAGGCCATCCGCGAGGCGATTGCCTCCTGGGGCCACGAGGTCATCGACCTGGAGGCCACGGCGGAGCTGCCGTCGGTGCTGTCGAGCACGCCGCTGGACCTGGTGTTCAACATCGCGGAGGGCTTCAAGGGCCGCAACCGCGAGAGCCAGGTGCCCGCGCTGCTGGAGCTGCTGGACATCCCGTACACGGGCTCCGACCCGGCGACGCTGTCCATCGCCCTGGACAAGGGCCTGGCGAAGAAGATCGTCCGGCAGGCCGGCATCCTCACGCCCAACTTCCAGCTCATGGTGACGGGCAAGGAGCGCCTCAACAAGGAGTTCACCACCTTCCCGCTCATCGTGAAGCCGGTGGCGGAGGGCAGCTCCAAGGGCGTGGTCACCAAGAGCGTCTGCCACAGCGAGGCGGAGCTGCGCGACGTGGTGCGGGAGATCGCCGGCAAGTACCAGCAGCCCGCGCTCATCGAGGAGTACGTCCGCGGCCGGGAGTTCACCGTGGGCCTGCTGGGCGAGCGGCGTCCCCGCGTCCTGCCGCCCATGGAGATCGTCTTCCTGGACAAGGAGGAGAAGAACCCCGTCTACAGCTTCCAGCACAAGCTGGATTGGACGGACCGCATCCGCTACGACGCGCCGGCGAAGCTGGAGCCCGCGCTGCTGGAGCGGCTGCGCACGGCGGCGCGCAGCTCGTTCATGGCGCTGGGGTGCCGCGACGTGGCGCGCATCGACTTCCGCATGGATGACAAGGGGCGCATCTACTTCATTGAATGCAACCCGCTGCCGGGCCTGACGCCGGGCTGGAGCGACCTGGTGCTCATCGCCCAGGGCGCCGGCATGGACTACCGGGGCCTGATTGGCGAAATCATGGCCCCCGCCATCCGCCGCTACAAGGAGCGAGAGGCCCGCCGCGCCGCCAGCGAGCACTCCGCCTCGGTGATCCGCAAGAGCGTGCCCCTGGAGGAAGCGGCGCACGCCGCGGCGCAGCCCGCCATGCCCGCGCCTGCCCCCGTGGCCCCGGCGGCCCCGGCGGCGGAGCCGTCACCCCGCGTGGACGCGAAGGCCTGA
- a CDS encoding RDD family protein: protein MSTARSRVLMAASRQGGRTLRLVSEDVPPQSPYPKASLWLRGGARAVDVAVAWGLYVVCGAAGAVVALLFLLLADGMLQGQSVGKRLFGVKVMHLPTRSAARHRDSTLRNAPLALIVLLWMMPAPHGTVAAAAGLLVIGSVEAWRVLRDPLGWRLGDTWAQTQVVDGKVVAGVTVAARTPVAHERAPGRLMSAAKVRRGRSSFRKRRGYPCASR from the coding sequence GTGAGCACCGCGCGAAGCCGCGTGCTGATGGCGGCGAGCCGGCAGGGGGGGCGGACGCTGCGGCTGGTGTCCGAGGACGTTCCACCCCAGTCTCCCTATCCGAAGGCCTCGCTCTGGCTGCGCGGGGGCGCGCGGGCGGTGGACGTGGCGGTGGCGTGGGGCCTGTACGTGGTGTGCGGCGCGGCGGGCGCGGTGGTGGCGCTGCTGTTCCTGCTGCTCGCGGACGGGATGCTCCAGGGCCAGAGCGTGGGCAAGCGCCTCTTCGGCGTGAAGGTGATGCACCTGCCCACGCGCTCGGCGGCGCGGCACCGCGACAGCACGCTGCGCAACGCGCCGCTGGCGCTCATCGTCCTGCTTTGGATGATGCCCGCGCCGCACGGGACGGTGGCCGCCGCCGCGGGGCTGCTCGTCATTGGCAGCGTGGAGGCGTGGCGCGTGCTGAGGGATCCGCTGGGCTGGCGGCTGGGCGACACCTGGGCGCAGACGCAGGTGGTCGACGGGAAGGTTGTCGCGGGCGTAACCGTTGCAGCTCGCACGCCGGTCGCGCATGAGCGCGCCCCCGGCAGGCTCATGTCCGCGGCGAAGGTGCGCCGGGGACGCTCGTCGTTCAGGAAGCGAAGGGGGTACCCGTGCGCATCGCGCTGA